The following DNA comes from Solanum stenotomum isolate F172 chromosome 11, ASM1918654v1, whole genome shotgun sequence.
TCTTCTCATCGCCCATCACCTGATTAGGCAAAGAAGTAAGAACACCTGTAGAAAATCCAAAGCCCTTATAGATACACAAGCACTTAACAAGACAAGAAGTCTCCCTGACCGGTAAATGTAACTGAAAGTGACTCATTTCTACTGGAAACATTCCATCATCTTTGGAAGATATTGCTATCACAACATTTGTCAATCTGGAGAGAAAAGTGTGTGTTTTCACCATTGTGTTTACAAAAATCTTCTGGTCAAAGCTTGCTTTCTCATCTTGAAATACGGAGAGCAAACACAAAATTGAGTGCATCGGCTGCCGCATTCCATTGTTCATCACCTTCTGAAACGAAGTCCTTGTATGGCTTGCCTTCATAGCATTCTATTTAGTCTTTAGCCTGCTGCAGCACACAATTTCTCAATTCTACTTTTCTCCCTCATGGTATGAGACTCATCAAGAACAGTTGCATAGGACAAAGCAGCCACCTGATCAGAAACTACTTCCACTATCTCCATCTCATCATAGCTCAAGACTCGATCATCAGCATTTGAAAGAACCAATCCTAATTGTAGGCTTAATTTGCTTGATATAGGGATCAAACCCGCGACTGATGTTATTGAAATCTTTATCTCTATGACTATGATTCATGGATTAGTTTTGAATTGTAatttagtaggcgtttggccatagattccAAAGATTTTTCACTTTATTGGAATTTATGAAGATGGAGTTATGTTTGGTTATACTTTTTACAAAGGACAGCTTAGAGCACCttttttgtgaaatttatgAAGATAAGAGTTGGAAAATAGGTTTGGAGCACTATTCCAAATTTGGAATCCAACTCCAAGTTGAATTTGGAAATTTATAACCAAACattgattttgaaataaagTGAAATTATTCCGAAAAAGTGATGATTCTCATGAAAAATTAATATCTACATTTTTCATTTaggaatatgaaaaagaaacatCAAAAACCAGCAACATCAAACATGGACACATCATCACAAATAAATGGGAGATCCAAAACAAAGCAACCAATCACATCAAAAACAAAAcatgaatatttaaaaaaagagtaCACTCAAATGAGAGTATTGAGCTAAATTTTGAAACTAGACTATTGTGCTAAATTGGTGCATAGCATTTCAGATCATTCCAGACAGATAAATTTTACAgatgttgaaaatattgatgTGACATCCTGTAACAAGGGACAGAAGAGTTCGAGTTgcaattaaacttttttttttgcaatgaTCAGATAGTGCGAAAATGAGGCCATGATAGCCCCATTTCATctcttaaaaatgaaaagatgaacTTACTAGAATGGAAGAACTaagcaatataaagaaaattatgattACTAATAATAAGATTACTCAAGGAGCATGGAGATAGAAGCAGTAAACTGATTACTGAAACTACTGCCGAAgagaatagaaaataaattggcATTACAATAGAAATATCAACGCAAGTGCCGGAGTAATTCTACACCATTTTTAACTACAGCATCCAGAAGACAAATATTAAAGCAACAACTACAAACAAAGAAGTGCCTTACTTCGCTAGGCAGTGTTACAGTCCCCTGTTATGGATCTAGTAATGGGACACTGCAAGATGAAATCTGTTGTTTTCTTCCTAAGATCTATGGTGCTGGTTCGTTAAGAGAGAACCTGCAATCTCTTGAGTTAAAGTACTCAAAAAATGGAACAACTTTCTGCTTAGATTGCATAGGATAAACATAGAGTTCaaatacaatacttataagATAACTACCCCTAGAAACTAGGACATTACTTCCTAACATTACTGGAATGAGAAACTGCAAACTACAATAAAGATATAACTACTACTAGAATGAGCTACAAGCAAATAGCTACTACTGTAAACTGTGGAGACTAAGGAGTGATAACAGGTAGCCTCCACCTTATCACCATCCACAGCATTAAGTATAGGAAGACTGCTAAGGAATTCATCAAGACCTTCAAAAAACCCAATTACATCAACAGTATCATCCTCTCCCTCTCCTGCTTCATTTTCTTGGCCCATCTGAATTATAGGCTCTTCAACCTCATTACTGAACTACACATTCAAATCCAAATTCCTAAGTGTTTTGCAACCCAACAAGGTGCCTTATTGCCTTACTTACGACACCTCTGTTACTTGACTCAACTGTTACAGCATGGGTATTTCTACGCCACCTTGAGTTGCTAAACCATATTGCAAATTGACATCATTATTCCCTTCAACAGTTTTTTCCTTATCAGCTTGCTGTTTCTTGGCATTTTTGCTTGGGGTTCCAGTCCTTGCACACTTTCGCTTCCCATTCTTTGCTTTCTTCCTCTCCTTATTCCGATTCCAATCCACATTTGACTCCTCGCTTGACTGTGATGCCTCTACTAACACATCATCATCATTACATATTACTGGAGAAAAATGCTTTCGTCCACCCCCACTTTTCGATCCACCAGCATTATGCGAACTACCAAGATTATTAACATTACTCTGTCCTCCACCAGCATGATTGTTCacattactccctccatcccaccCAAATCGCGAACAGGTAAACATGGGCGAAAACGGAGACCAGCTCGAAGCATTATCTATATTTCTATGAAAATTCTCCAAAGACGATCCAAAAGGCATAAATCCCCAACAAcaaaagctatttttttttccatcaatAATTGGAGGAGGAGACGCAATTGGTACAGCTTGAAAAGCCTTCTTACAATTTTGACACCTTAAAGTACAATGAGTATAATCCACAGAGTACTCATACATAAAGAGACAATAAGGACATGCAGTCCAGAAACTGGGTATACTCTTACCTGATGCATCTACATTCCCTTCTTTCTCCTTCACATTATCACCAGTACTTGCAGACTTATTTGCATTGTTCCCAACCACATTCTCATTTTTCTCCAGGGGCTGTTGACTCCCACATTGCTCTGCACAAACCACTGGCTCTCGCCCTTGTGTCGAGCTCACCTCGGTACCAGATGGTGGGTTTTCTCTATTTAAGCTTCTCACAGAGGTTACCAGCTGTGGTTGGTTCAAAGAAAAGAATGAGGTAGGTTGTTCATCTGTGTTTAAAAATGAAATGGGAGTCACGGGTTGTGTCTGTTGTTTCAGAAACGTTTCAGATTGTTGCAGTTGCTGCTCAATGGGCAAGCTTTCCATAGAGATCACAGTTTCTTGTTCATGAGTCAGAAATGTCACTGGCATAGAAAATCCAGCTTGTGGGTCTCTACTGAAGCTTACTCCAGCAGCATGTGACCCTTGATCTTGAGTAAACAAATTCTCAAACATTTGGTCTGCATTCGAACTGGGCATTGAAGGATAAACACTCTGATGCACAGGGGTAGGTGTAGAAGCAACAACTGGGTAAGGGTTAAGGAGGAAACCCAGCTCCTTATCATACATACTTTTTCTCAAGGGGTCAGAAAGAACTGTGAATGCATCAACGACAAGACGGAAAGCCTGATCAGAAAATGGGAAATTGTTGCTCTGAGGATTCATAAGAAGATTAAACTGGCGATACTGTTCGGCGATGAAATCGGCATTTTGGGTTTGGTTAGGAGGGATTTGGAGGATAGAGTAGTAGTCAAATTGATGATTGTTAATACGTTTGTCGCCGGCATTCAAAGTATCAACGATGCCGAGTATTTGGTCGGCAACAGGTGCAAATGTCGGGTCGGATTCACGGGCCCGGGTCGCGAATGACTTGCTACCAACTAGATCACGATTTGATAAGAGATTTTCAGCGATTGATAGAAAACGTAAAGCTTCTGATCGATTGATTGGAAGGCCACTGTTGATGAAGAAAGGATGCTCCATTTTAGGGCTTCAGAAGAGaatgaagaggaagaggaagaaggaagaaaagctGAGAAAATGAGGAGGAAGACAGAGAAAGGCGGAGAAAATGAAGAGGAAGAAGGAAGAAAGGTGGAGAAAGTTAAAGAGGAAGAAAGGCGGAGAAAATGAAGAGGAAGAAAGGCGGAGAAAATTAAGAGGAAGAAAGGCGGAGAAAATGAAGAGGAAGAAAGGTGGAATAAATGAGAGGAAGAAGGAAGGAAAGAGGAATAAATGAGAGGAAGAAGGAAGAAAGGCGGAACAAATGAGAGGAAGTGTGTTCCTCCGAAATGAAATAGAAGCCACGTGTTGTTTGCAGATTTCGAGGATGCCATATTGCAAATTTGCAATCAATTCACTAACCTTTTtgagtttttcctttttgtaaCTAGTCCTAATATACGCGTCTCGCGCGTATCCCTCGTATTGATAAgaatagatttttaaaaataacacaaataatATCTAGAAGATATGTTTGCGTACAATATAAGAATCGGAAAAaggcctaaaatacccttgaactattgaatttggtacaaaaatacccttcattaaccttttggctcaaaaattCCCCCAACGTCAATCTACTGGCTCTAAACTACCCTTATTTTTAACGGCCCacttcaaaaacaaaattaagaaattcaTTTATTACGTGGCACGTTTCtattagttattattaaaattaacctaattaattaatctcaATTCAGGATGCGGATCCACCCAATAACCCATACCTGCCTAAAGGTGGTACCctatcttcatcttcttcatttttcctttctttccagtGGTATAAAGtcttctcttcaatcttgactTTTCTCTCTTCTTGAGTTTTACGTCTTCTTCTTGAAATGCAACAACAAGATTTGGGTAAAAAGGGTACCCGATCAAATCCAAATCTAGCGCccaaattttgaagaaaaaaaaagggtaaaaatttCATCGGAAGTCTCATTTTTTGGCTCGAATGAGTtgaaaattttctctcaaaGTTCATACATTTTTATCTTTGTAACAAGTCTTATGTTCTACTTATCATTCGATTTTGTGTTCGATCTCCATTTCTTAATCTTCAAGGTCCTTCATTAACTAAGAAACATCAATATGATGTCAGCTTATTAATCTTGTGCTCTGAACATTCTTCTGGTGATCTTCATAGACTTTGGATTGGAGTTAATGAAGAGCGAGTGtgaaattgagaatttgatTTTGGTGGTGGTGAATTATGGATAAACCCATATGATGCATTTGAACATAGAATTTTTTCTAGCTTCAAATATCCAATTGTTTTGATTATCTTCAATTTCTTGAGAAGCTTTTTCTTCGATAATCTTCAatcttgaaattttcaaaagtaaGTAATCAAATTATAAAAGCTAATTTCTTGATTTAATGGGGCTTTTAGGGGAATGGGTATGGATTATTGGGTGGATCCGGATTTGAATTGAGATTAACTAATTaggttaatttaaataatagccAATACAAATGTGCCACataataaatgatttttttaattttgttttcaaagTGGACTGCTAAAAATAAGGGTAATTTAGAGTCAATAGGTTGACGTCGGGGGCATTTTAGAGCCAAAAGGATAACAAAAGGCATTTTCGTACCAAAATCGATAGTTCAAAGGTTTTTTCGGCCATTTTTCTGTATAAGATTTAAAAGTGATAAGTGATCATATTTAAGAGATCTATCTACTCTAGCAATTCTTCCTTTAGTTTGCTCTAATACTTCAAAAAAAGCATCGTAGAAATAGTGTTTgattgaaagataaaaaaaaatctagcgGGCTTCGTCGATAGTAGCCTCTGGAATTTGTCGAATAGCTTCTTTCCGGCAAAGCTTTCCAATCCTACACTCCTTCCTTCCATGTCTGGTGGAGATATTCCCCAGCCTGAGAGCTGAGTGAAGAccttatttgacattttttttccttccgaagcaaaaaaaaaacctgGTATTTCACTACCaattcatttcatttttgaTTCCGGATGATGATCCCAACCCTATTGGACGTAGCTCTCTTAATCGGTCTTGAACTTGAATTGGATAGACCAAAGTCTTTCTTACCCATCCGATAAGCCTTTTACAGATTCAGCTTTTTCAAACCTTCTCAACAATACTTGACTGTTCACTCATGCTTTCATGGGAACAAGAAATTGGAAGTCTGTTATTACTGATCTGATCTATTCTTTTTGGATAAgcgaaaaatttcaaaaaaaaaaaaaatccttttgatTAGCCAATTTCCAAGAGGGAGGTCTTATGGCAATCTCGGACATACTACTAATTGGTTATTTGGCCTGATCGAGCAACCTATGAACAGGTGCCACCTACATAACCTACCTCCTAGACCACTTTTGAGAGGCCTTTTCTGAAATTAGTTCCTTTACTCTTTTGGAATGAATTACGGCCAGTAAAGTAATCTGGTGGAAGGGGtccatagaaaaaaaaattgacttctttctcttttttctatttttcgttttagaaaagagagagaggaaTACTTGCAACTTAAGCAGAGGCATCTCCCAGGCTTAGAAAAGATCCGCTAGAGACCCTCTAAATCCTAGTCgagatcttctctttctcctatCCCGGTAGACGGACGAGCATCTTTGAACTTTAAGAATTGAGTTTGAAAGAGGAGTACCGCTCAA
Coding sequences within:
- the LOC125844023 gene encoding uncharacterized protein LOC125844023 gives rise to the protein MEHPFFINSGLPINRSEALRFLSIAENLLSNRDLVGSKSFATRARESDPTFAPVADQILGIVDTLNAGDKRINNHQFDYYSILQIPPNQTQNADFIAEQYRQFNLLMNPQSNNFPFSDQAFRLVVDAFTVLSDPLRKSMYDKELGFLLNPYPVVASTPTPVHQSVYPSMPSSNADQMFENLFTQDQGSHAAGVSFSRDPQAGFSMPVTFLTHEQETVISMESLPIEQQLQQSETFLKQQTQPVTPISFLNTDEQPTSFFSLNQPQLVTSVRSLNRENPPSGTEVSSTQGREPVVCAEQCGSQQPLEKNENVVGNNANKSASTGDNVKEKEGNVDASGKSIPSFWTACPYCLFMYEYSVDYTHCTLRCQNCKKAFQAVPIASPPPIIDGKKNSFCCWGFMPFGSSLENFHRNIDNASSWSPFSPMFTCSRFGWDGGSNVNNHAGGGQSNVNNLGSSHNAGGSKSGGGRKHFSPVICNDDDVLVEASQSSEESNVDWNRNKERKKAKNGKRKCARTGTPSKNAKKQQADKEKTVEGNNDVNLQYGLATQGGVEIPML